In Gemmatimonadetes bacterium T265, one DNA window encodes the following:
- the bglX gene encoding beta-glucosidase → MTARATALTLGLSALALGAPAARAQERPVTPARADRIADSVLALLSLDEKVGQLIQMPGGRDQTGPTVPAGGEDAVRTGRIGSFLSFWGADATRRMQRAAVEQSPHHVPLLFALDVIHGFRTIFPEPLGEAASFDPATAERDARAAAVEASAAGIHWTFAPMVDIARDPRWGRVVEGAGEDPYLGARFAEARVRGFQGDSGFTAPTALLATAKHFVGYGASEGGRDYNTGEIGERTLWDVYLPPFEAAERAGVATFMAGFSAVDGTPPHANRWLLTDVLRDRWHFGGLVVSDWEGIRELMPHGIAATRADAALRAVTAGVDVDMSDNVYGTDLAALVRAGRVPQAAVDSAARRVLRAKALLGLFDDPYHGVTAERERRDVLAPAHRALARASGRASVVLLENRDNTLPLSKAVRSLAVIGPLADDRRSSLGNWLLAAEDRDAVTVLAGLRAALPGARVSYLAGVPADTVDARVGPGIDSAVALARAADATVLVLGEREYMSAEASSRSTLDLPGAQLALAQAVVRAARAAGKPAAVVLMNGRPLSTPWLADSAGALVESWFLGVEHGNAVADVLFGDYNPAGRLPMTVPRAVGQVPLYYNHANTGRPAVAADHFTSKYLDVPWTPLYPFGYGRSYTTFAYRALRPSADTVRFGSARDTLGVSVEVTNTGARAGDEVVQLYVRDDAARVVRPVRELKGFRRVSLRPGETRTVRFTLRAEDLAFYGLDMRRVVEPGTFTLWAGGSSAAALEAKFAVAGDTLVVAPAPPPYR, encoded by the coding sequence ATGACAGCCCGCGCCACCGCGCTCACGCTCGGCCTCTCCGCCCTCGCCCTCGGCGCGCCCGCCGCCCGCGCGCAAGAGCGCCCCGTCACCCCCGCGCGCGCCGACCGCATCGCCGACTCGGTGCTCGCCCTCCTCTCGCTCGACGAGAAGGTCGGCCAGCTCATCCAGATGCCGGGCGGCCGCGACCAGACCGGGCCCACCGTCCCGGCCGGCGGCGAGGACGCCGTCCGCACCGGGCGCATCGGCTCGTTCCTCAGCTTCTGGGGCGCCGACGCGACACGGCGCATGCAGCGCGCCGCCGTCGAGCAGTCGCCGCACCACGTCCCGCTCCTCTTCGCGCTAGACGTCATCCACGGCTTCCGCACGATCTTCCCGGAACCGTTAGGCGAGGCGGCGAGCTTCGACCCCGCGACGGCCGAGCGCGACGCGCGCGCCGCGGCCGTGGAGGCGAGCGCGGCCGGGATCCACTGGACGTTCGCGCCGATGGTCGACATCGCGCGCGACCCGCGCTGGGGGCGTGTCGTCGAGGGCGCGGGCGAGGACCCGTACCTCGGCGCCCGCTTCGCGGAAGCGCGCGTGCGCGGGTTCCAGGGCGACAGCGGCTTCACGGCGCCGACCGCGCTGCTCGCCACCGCCAAGCACTTCGTCGGCTACGGCGCGAGCGAGGGGGGCCGTGACTACAACACCGGCGAGATCGGCGAGCGCACGCTCTGGGACGTGTACCTGCCGCCGTTCGAGGCCGCGGAGCGCGCGGGGGTGGCGACGTTCATGGCCGGGTTCAGCGCCGTCGACGGCACGCCCCCGCACGCGAACCGCTGGCTGCTCACCGACGTCCTCCGCGACCGCTGGCACTTCGGCGGGCTCGTGGTGAGCGACTGGGAGGGGATCCGCGAGCTGATGCCGCACGGGATCGCGGCCACGCGCGCCGACGCGGCGCTCCGCGCCGTCACGGCGGGCGTCGACGTCGACATGTCGGACAACGTCTACGGCACCGACCTCGCCGCGCTCGTGCGCGCCGGGCGCGTGCCGCAGGCGGCCGTCGACTCCGCCGCCCGCCGCGTGCTGCGCGCCAAGGCGCTGCTCGGGCTCTTCGACGACCCGTACCACGGCGTCACCGCGGAGCGCGAGCGGCGCGACGTGCTCGCCCCCGCGCACCGCGCGCTCGCCCGGGCGAGCGGGCGCGCGTCGGTCGTGCTGCTCGAAAACCGGGACAATACGCTGCCGCTCTCCAAGGCGGTCCGCTCCCTCGCCGTGATCGGCCCCCTCGCCGACGACCGCCGCTCGTCGTTAGGCAACTGGCTGCTCGCGGCGGAGGACCGGGACGCGGTGACCGTGCTCGCGGGGCTCCGCGCCGCGCTCCCCGGCGCGCGCGTCTCGTACCTCGCCGGCGTGCCGGCCGACACCGTCGACGCCCGCGTCGGCCCGGGGATCGACAGCGCCGTCGCGCTCGCCCGCGCGGCCGACGCGACGGTGCTCGTCCTCGGCGAGCGCGAGTACATGAGCGCGGAGGCGTCGAGCCGGAGCACGCTCGACCTGCCGGGCGCGCAGCTCGCGCTCGCGCAGGCGGTCGTGCGCGCGGCGCGCGCGGCGGGGAAGCCGGCCGCGGTCGTGCTCATGAACGGCCGCCCGCTCTCGACCCCCTGGCTCGCCGACAGCGCCGGCGCGCTCGTCGAGTCGTGGTTCCTCGGCGTCGAGCACGGGAACGCGGTGGCCGACGTGCTGTTCGGCGACTACAACCCCGCGGGGCGGCTGCCGATGACGGTCCCGCGCGCCGTCGGACAGGTCCCGCTCTACTACAACCACGCCAACACCGGCCGCCCCGCCGTCGCCGCCGACCACTTCACGAGCAAGTACCTCGACGTGCCGTGGACGCCGCTCTACCCGTTCGGCTACGGGCGGAGCTACACCACGTTCGCCTACCGCGCGCTCCGGCCGTCGGCCGACACGGTGCGCTTCGGGTCCGCGCGCGACACGTTAGGCGTTTCGGTCGAGGTGACCAACACCGGCGCGCGCGCGGGCGACGAGGTCGTGCAGCTCTACGTGCGCGACGACGCGGCGAGGGTGGTGCGCCCCGTGCGCGAGCTCAAGGGGTTCCGCCGCGTGTCGCTGCGCCCGGGCGAGACGCGGACCGTGCGCTTCACGCTCCGGGCCGAGGACCTCGCGTTCTACGGGCTCGACATGCGGCGCGTGGTCGAGCCGGGGACGTTCACGCTCTGGGCCGGCGGGAGCTCGGCGGCGGCGCTCGAGGCGAAGTTCGCGGTCGCGGGCGACACGCTCGTCGTCGCGCCGGCGCCGCCGCCGTACCGGTGA
- the malE gene encoding sugar ABC transporter substrate-binding protein — MARRGAVPGTAIPRCAPDDACARDARRAGGRLRAVARAALVLLAACARPPAPPTLDFWALGTEGESVAPLVRDFERAHPGVRVRLQAVAFSAAHEKLLTAVVGDATPDVAQLGNTWIPEFAALRALEPLDPRLARSAVVHRADYFPGAWATNVVDGRTFGIPWYVDTRLVFYRSDLMARAGVARAPESWAEWTDAMRRLRRVQPAGGAPALLPLNEFEPPLIILSQSGAPLLRDHDTRGNFRDPRVRAAFAWYVGLFRDGLAPPVASTQVSNVAQEFGAGRYAMYVTGPWNVGEFRRWMPDTLPPARRPAGPRWATMAMPGPTGAASGTSLAGGSSLVLFRGPGHDDPARRALAWQFVEFLSTTAAQARFAQLSSDLPARADAWAPAGFGADPQLAPFLTQLRRLTPLPSVPEWESIATRVTHAVERAARGTMTVDAALAALDAEVDDILEKRRWLLARRAAAAAPTHLSAR, encoded by the coding sequence GTGGCGCGGCGGGGGGCCGTCCCCGGGACAGCGATCCCTCGCTGCGCTCCGGATGACGCGTGCGCACGCGACGCCCGCCGGGCCGGCGGGCGACTCCGCGCCGTCGCCCGCGCCGCCCTCGTCCTCCTCGCCGCCTGCGCCCGCCCCCCCGCCCCGCCCACGCTCGACTTCTGGGCGTTAGGCACCGAGGGCGAGAGCGTCGCGCCGCTCGTCCGCGACTTCGAGCGCGCCCACCCGGGCGTCCGCGTCCGCCTGCAGGCGGTCGCCTTCTCGGCCGCCCACGAGAAGCTCCTCACCGCCGTCGTCGGCGACGCGACGCCCGACGTCGCGCAGCTCGGCAACACGTGGATCCCGGAGTTCGCCGCCCTCCGCGCGCTCGAGCCCCTGGACCCGCGCCTCGCCCGCTCGGCCGTGGTGCACCGCGCCGACTACTTCCCGGGCGCGTGGGCGACCAACGTCGTCGACGGGCGGACGTTCGGCATCCCCTGGTACGTCGACACCCGCCTCGTCTTCTACCGGAGCGACCTGATGGCCCGCGCCGGCGTTGCACGCGCGCCCGAGAGCTGGGCCGAGTGGACGGACGCGATGCGCCGCCTGCGACGCGTGCAGCCCGCGGGGGGCGCGCCCGCGCTGCTGCCGCTCAACGAGTTCGAGCCGCCACTCATCATCCTCTCGCAGAGTGGCGCGCCGCTGCTCCGCGACCACGACACGCGCGGCAACTTCCGCGACCCGCGCGTGCGCGCGGCGTTCGCGTGGTACGTGGGCCTCTTCCGCGACGGGCTCGCCCCGCCGGTCGCGAGCACGCAGGTCAGCAACGTCGCGCAGGAGTTCGGCGCGGGGCGCTACGCGATGTATGTGACCGGCCCGTGGAACGTCGGCGAGTTCCGGCGCTGGATGCCCGACACGCTGCCGCCCGCGCGACGGCCGGCCGGCCCGCGGTGGGCGACGATGGCGATGCCCGGGCCCACGGGCGCGGCGAGCGGGACGTCGCTCGCCGGCGGGTCGAGCCTCGTGCTCTTCCGGGGGCCGGGGCACGACGACCCCGCGCGGCGCGCGCTCGCCTGGCAGTTCGTCGAGTTCCTGAGCACGACCGCGGCGCAGGCGCGCTTCGCCCAGCTCAGCAGCGACCTCCCCGCGCGGGCCGACGCGTGGGCGCCCGCGGGGTTCGGGGCCGACCCGCAGCTCGCGCCCTTCCTCACTCAGCTGCGGCGCCTCACGCCGCTGCCGAGCGTGCCCGAGTGGGAGTCGATCGCGACGCGGGTGACGCACGCGGTCGAGCGCGCCGCGCGCGGCACGATGACCGTCGACGCCGCGCTCGCCGCGCTCGACGCGGAGGTCGACGACATCCTCGAGAAGCGGCGCTGGCTGCTCGCGCGGCGGGCGGCGGCCGCGGCGCCCACGCACCTCTCCGCCCGATGA
- the lacF gene encoding sugar ABC transporter permease yields the protein MTARPAATGRAGWWFVAPALALLAVFFVLPVLAGLALSVTDFDLYAVADPGATRLVGLRNYARLFADPAFRTAVRNTLYFAAVGGPLTVAASLGAALLVNARLVRWKAFWRTVFFTPFVTTLVAVAIVWRYLYHPRYGLVNYALGAVGVPPVDWLGDPRWAMPAIILLAVWKNFGYNMLIFVAGLQAIPAELYEAAALDGAAPWQRFRHVTLPGLAPTTLFVVVVTMIGYFQLFAEPFAMTQGGPLESTTSVVLLLYAEGFRFWRMGNAAAIAFVLFALVVTLALLQRVVQRSARQRSAA from the coding sequence ATGACGGCCCGCCCCGCGGCGACCGGCCGCGCCGGGTGGTGGTTCGTCGCCCCGGCGCTCGCCCTCCTCGCGGTCTTCTTCGTGCTGCCGGTGCTCGCCGGGCTCGCGCTCAGCGTCACCGACTTCGACCTGTACGCCGTGGCCGACCCGGGCGCGACGCGGCTCGTCGGGCTCCGCAACTACGCGCGGCTGTTCGCGGACCCGGCTTTCCGCACGGCGGTCCGCAACACGCTCTACTTCGCCGCCGTCGGCGGGCCGCTCACCGTGGCCGCGTCGCTCGGCGCGGCACTGCTCGTCAACGCGCGGCTCGTGCGGTGGAAGGCGTTCTGGCGCACGGTGTTCTTCACGCCCTTCGTGACGACGCTCGTCGCCGTCGCGATCGTCTGGCGCTACCTGTACCACCCGCGCTACGGGCTCGTCAACTACGCGTTAGGCGCCGTCGGGGTCCCGCCGGTCGACTGGCTCGGCGACCCGCGCTGGGCGATGCCGGCGATCATCCTGCTCGCGGTGTGGAAGAACTTCGGCTACAACATGCTGATCTTCGTCGCCGGCCTGCAGGCGATCCCGGCGGAGCTGTACGAGGCCGCCGCGCTCGACGGCGCGGCGCCGTGGCAGCGCTTCCGCCACGTCACGCTCCCCGGGCTCGCGCCGACGACGCTGTTCGTCGTCGTCGTGACGATGATCGGCTACTTCCAGCTCTTCGCCGAGCCGTTCGCGATGACGCAGGGCGGGCCGCTCGAGAGCACGACGAGCGTGGTGCTGCTGCTGTACGCCGAGGGGTTCCGGTTCTGGCGGATGGGGAACGCGGCCGCGATCGCCTTCGTGCTCTTCGCGCTCGTCGTCACGCTCGCGCTGCTGCAGCGCGTGGTGCAGCGCTCCGCGCGGCAGCGGTCGGCCGCGTGA
- the lacG gene encoding sugar ABC transporter permease has product MLLGAALLAGGAAAVFPMVWMVAASFMRTGEASTYPPHLLPRAPTLEHYRALFTRLDVGRYALNSLLVAALVTGLSLFVNAAAGYAFAKLRFRGRDRLFRLLGTALVVPTQVAMLPLFLLLKALHLVNTYAGVVVPAVASIFCIFLVRQYALSIPDDLLDAARVDGASEWRVFRSVVLPALRPALATMSIWTFLATWNDFLWPLIVLTDDRRSTLPVALAGLLGEHAQDAELMMAGSVLTVLPVLAVFLALQRYYLEGVTAGSVK; this is encoded by the coding sequence GTGCTGCTCGGCGCCGCGCTCCTCGCCGGCGGCGCGGCCGCGGTGTTCCCGATGGTCTGGATGGTCGCCGCCTCGTTCATGCGCACGGGCGAGGCGAGCACCTACCCGCCGCATCTCCTGCCGCGCGCGCCGACGCTCGAGCACTACCGCGCGCTCTTCACGCGCCTCGACGTCGGCCGCTACGCGCTCAACAGCCTGCTCGTCGCCGCGCTCGTCACCGGGCTCTCCTTGTTCGTCAACGCGGCCGCGGGCTACGCGTTCGCCAAGCTGCGCTTCCGCGGCCGCGACCGCCTGTTCCGGCTGCTCGGCACCGCGCTCGTCGTCCCGACGCAGGTGGCGATGCTGCCGCTCTTCCTGCTCCTCAAGGCGCTGCACCTCGTGAACACGTACGCGGGCGTCGTCGTCCCCGCGGTCGCGAGCATCTTCTGCATCTTTCTCGTCCGCCAGTACGCGCTCAGCATCCCCGACGACCTGCTCGACGCGGCGCGCGTCGACGGCGCGAGCGAGTGGCGCGTCTTCCGGAGCGTCGTCCTCCCGGCCCTCCGCCCGGCGCTCGCGACGATGAGCATCTGGACCTTCCTCGCCACCTGGAACGACTTCCTGTGGCCGCTCATCGTGCTCACCGACGACCGGCGCTCCACGCTCCCCGTCGCACTCGCCGGGTTGTTAGGCGAGCACGCGCAGGACGCGGAGCTGATGATGGCGGGGAGCGTGCTCACCGTGCTACCGGTGCTCGCCGTGTTCCTCGCGCTGCAGCGGTACTACCTCGAGGGGGTCACGGCGGGGAGCGTGAAGTAG